From the Chloroflexus aurantiacus J-10-fl genome, one window contains:
- a CDS encoding PstS family phosphate ABC transporter substrate-binding protein codes for MVGNPKRWIYGLMLIALIVPVIAACGPQPAAQPTAAPAQPTAASAQPTAPASELASLSGDIIIDGSSTVYPPTAAAAEEFSRLAPNVRVSVGISGTGGGFKKFCNGETDISNASRPIREEEQAICAQNGIEFIELPVAYDGLSVVVNPQNDWVTCLTVAELKKIWEPAAQGVITNWNQVREGFPNRPLVLLGAGTDSGTFDYFTEAIVGEAKASRGDYQATEDDNVTITGVSGDLNAMGYLGYAYVVENQGKIKPIAIDNGNGCVEPSFETIADASYQPLSRPLFIYVNKEAAERPEVQAFVNFYLSPEFTPIIQTPQVGYVKLSDELYAAIAKRFNDRVLGTMVRPGEEVGLTLDRYLTGEMPPLPSSAPTFDYATLSGDIIIDGSSTVYPPTAAAAEEFSRLASNVRVSVGISGTGGGFKKFCNGETDISNASRPIREEEQAICAQNGIEFIELPVAYDGLSVVVNPQNDWATCLTVAELKKIWEPAAQGVITNWNQVREGFPDRPLVLLGAGTDSGTFDYFTEAIVGEAKASRGDYQATEDDNVTITGVSGDLNAMGYLGYAYVVENQGKIKPIAVDNGNGCVEPSFETIADATYQPLSRPLFIYVNKEAAERPEVQAFVNFYLSPEFTPIIQTPQVGYVKLSDELYAAIAKRFNDRVVGTLVKPGEEVGLTLDRYLGK; via the coding sequence ATGGTAGGAAACCCGAAACGATGGATCTACGGCCTTATGCTGATAGCACTGATCGTACCGGTCATTGCTGCCTGTGGTCCGCAGCCGGCGGCCCAGCCAACTGCGGCTCCAGCCCAGCCAACTGCGGCTTCAGCCCAGCCAACTGCGCCTGCCTCTGAGCTGGCTTCGTTGAGTGGCGACATCATTATTGACGGTTCATCAACGGTGTATCCGCCGACCGCTGCTGCTGCCGAGGAATTCTCACGGCTGGCACCGAATGTGCGGGTGAGCGTGGGCATTTCGGGTACCGGTGGCGGGTTCAAGAAGTTCTGCAACGGCGAGACGGACATCTCGAACGCCTCACGCCCGATCCGCGAGGAGGAGCAGGCCATCTGTGCGCAGAACGGGATCGAGTTCATCGAGCTACCGGTGGCGTATGACGGCCTGTCGGTGGTGGTCAATCCGCAGAACGACTGGGTTACCTGTCTGACCGTGGCCGAGCTGAAGAAGATTTGGGAGCCGGCAGCGCAGGGCGTGATCACGAACTGGAACCAGGTGCGCGAAGGGTTCCCGAACCGCCCGCTGGTGCTGTTGGGTGCCGGGACAGACTCGGGTACATTTGACTACTTCACCGAAGCGATTGTCGGCGAAGCCAAGGCAAGCCGTGGTGACTATCAGGCCACCGAGGATGACAACGTGACGATTACCGGTGTCAGTGGTGACCTGAACGCGATGGGGTATCTCGGCTACGCTTACGTAGTTGAGAACCAGGGCAAGATCAAGCCGATTGCAATTGACAATGGCAATGGTTGTGTCGAGCCAAGCTTCGAGACGATTGCTGACGCTTCCTATCAGCCGCTGTCACGCCCACTGTTCATCTACGTCAATAAGGAAGCCGCTGAGCGACCAGAAGTGCAGGCGTTCGTCAACTTCTACCTCAGCCCGGAGTTCACCCCAATCATTCAGACCCCGCAGGTTGGCTACGTGAAACTGTCGGACGAGCTGTATGCCGCGATTGCCAAGCGCTTCAATGACCGCGTGCTGGGCACAATGGTACGGCCCGGTGAAGAGGTTGGTTTGACCCTGGATCGCTACCTGACCGGCGAAATGCCACCGCTGCCGTCGAGTGCCCCCACCTTTGACTACGCAACGCTAAGTGGTGACATCATTATTGACGGTTCATCAACGGTGTATCCGCCGACCGCTGCTGCTGCCGAGGAATTCTCGCGACTGGCCTCGAATGTGCGGGTGAGCGTGGGCATTTCGGGCACCGGTGGCGGGTTCAAGAAGTTCTGCAACGGCGAGACGGACATCTCGAACGCCTCACGCCCGATCCGCGAGGAGGAGCAGGCCATCTGTGCGCAGAACGGGATCGAGTTCATCGAGCTGCCGGTGGCGTATGACGGTCTGTCGGTAGTGGTCAATCCGCAGAACGACTGGGCTACCTGTCTGACCGTGGCCGAGCTGAAGAAGATTTGGGAGCCGGCAGCGCAAGGGGTCATCACGAACTGGAACCAGGTGCGCGAAGGGTTCCCGGATCGGCCACTGGTGCTGTTGGGTGCCGGGACAGACTCGGGTACATTCGACTACTTCACCGAAGCGATTGTCGGCGAGGCCAAGGCAAGTCGTGGTGACTATCAGGCCACCGAAGATGACAACGTGACGATTACCGGCGTGAGTGGTGACCTGAACGCGATGGGGTATCTCGGCTACGCCTACGTAGTTGAGAACCAGGGCAAGATCAAGCCGATTGCGGTTGACAATGGCAACGGTTGTGTCGAGCCGAGCTTCGAGACGATTGCTGACGCTACCTATCAGCCGCTGTCACGCCCACTGTTCATCTACGTCAATAAGGAAGCCGCTGAGCGACCAGAGGTACAGGCGTTCGTCAACTTCTACCTCAGCCCGGAGTTCACCCCAATCATTCAGACCCCACAGGTTGGCTACGTGAAACTGTC
- a CDS encoding choice-of-anchor Q domain-containing protein encodes MNLHRWLHLASLLFAMVGFLWPSIPVQAAPKVVGTGTPASCTATALVNAVTGGGEVSFNCGPNSHTIVLNSPLIINAPQTLIDGGGLITLQGGGGRIIDHFTYGNIGPSRLELRNLTITGGRASGGGTDQSAVDGSGGAIRSYFAAANSAFTPTLVIDRVIFRDNQTTLTAVPPGRDAYDYGGGAIYSRGGAVIVTNSRFENNHANNGAGGAIHLLQSSLSVEDSVFLGNTAIGARPQDSFGGAISADGLGGPDRRLRVVRCRFEQNQTYNSGGAIHANLYEDSSRLEVIDSSFIANAVVGGQRAQGGAIGGGGTAIGTGTGNPEILISGSLFHANRARRTPGADGNPREDGSGGAIAFPQQVRLRIVNSTFVANRAEGTGFNANGGALYVLNNRPEPFVIESSTFAENYAGWVGGAISHSGNGSVSNSLFAYNTAGNGGNGWNIQQHCSRELTHDGRSLQYPPRLTGASFWNDVTCFAGKSAPSQTGDIQFRDPLLKPLAAYGGLTMTMAIPADSPARDAGSGCPPTDQRGVARPQLNACDLGAFELQVFLVATPSLLARNQLPPPLILHGVDFSNATQAFIDGQPRSTTFLDSQRLRLTLTMTDVADLGPLTVTLSGPGSAVGSTQVQVVEAVYSIYVPQISR; translated from the coding sequence ATGAACCTTCATCGCTGGCTGCACCTTGCGAGTTTGCTGTTCGCTATGGTCGGATTTCTCTGGCCGTCTATTCCGGTACAGGCTGCGCCAAAGGTGGTCGGTACCGGTACACCGGCCAGTTGCACGGCTACCGCACTGGTGAACGCAGTGACCGGCGGTGGCGAAGTTAGCTTTAATTGCGGTCCAAATTCGCATACCATTGTCCTTAACTCGCCACTGATCATCAACGCACCCCAGACCCTGATCGATGGCGGTGGATTAATCACCTTGCAGGGTGGTGGCGGACGGATTATTGACCATTTCACCTATGGGAATATTGGTCCCAGCCGCCTTGAGCTGCGCAATCTGACGATCACCGGTGGCCGGGCCAGCGGTGGTGGTACCGATCAGTCGGCGGTTGATGGCAGTGGTGGTGCGATTCGTAGTTATTTCGCGGCGGCCAATTCTGCCTTCACCCCCACATTGGTCATAGATCGAGTGATCTTTCGCGACAATCAAACCACTCTGACCGCAGTCCCTCCCGGCAGAGATGCCTATGATTACGGCGGTGGTGCGATCTACAGTCGTGGTGGTGCGGTCATTGTCACCAATAGCCGGTTTGAAAACAATCACGCCAACAATGGGGCCGGCGGTGCGATTCATTTGTTGCAGAGCAGTCTATCAGTTGAAGATAGTGTCTTTCTGGGGAATACCGCCATCGGAGCGCGTCCGCAAGACAGTTTTGGTGGTGCGATTTCGGCTGATGGATTGGGCGGGCCGGATCGCCGTTTACGTGTCGTTCGTTGTCGCTTCGAGCAGAACCAGACGTACAATTCGGGCGGTGCCATTCACGCTAATCTGTACGAAGACAGTAGCCGCCTGGAGGTGATCGATAGTTCATTCATCGCCAATGCTGTAGTTGGCGGTCAACGTGCGCAGGGCGGGGCAATTGGCGGTGGAGGTACAGCTATCGGTACTGGCACCGGTAATCCTGAGATTCTGATCAGTGGCAGCCTGTTCCATGCCAATCGTGCCCGACGCACACCGGGTGCCGACGGTAATCCACGTGAAGATGGTTCCGGCGGCGCGATTGCCTTCCCGCAGCAGGTGCGTCTACGGATTGTCAATTCGACCTTCGTTGCCAATCGCGCCGAAGGAACCGGATTCAATGCCAACGGTGGAGCGCTGTACGTCTTGAACAATCGCCCTGAGCCATTCGTCATCGAGTCCAGCACGTTTGCCGAAAACTATGCCGGTTGGGTCGGTGGGGCAATCAGCCATTCGGGGAATGGCAGCGTCAGTAATAGCCTGTTTGCCTACAACACCGCCGGAAACGGTGGCAATGGCTGGAACATTCAACAGCATTGCTCACGTGAATTGACGCATGATGGTCGTAGCCTGCAATACCCACCCCGTCTCACCGGGGCAAGTTTCTGGAACGATGTCACCTGCTTTGCCGGCAAGAGCGCACCATCTCAGACGGGCGATATCCAGTTTCGCGATCCACTGCTCAAGCCGTTGGCAGCATATGGTGGATTGACGATGACAATGGCCATTCCTGCTGATAGCCCGGCCCGTGATGCCGGTAGCGGCTGCCCGCCAACCGACCAACGAGGAGTTGCTCGCCCGCAACTAAACGCCTGCGATCTCGGCGCATTTGAATTGCAGGTATTTCTGGTTGCGACCCCTTCGCTATTAGCCCGCAATCAATTACCGCCACCGCTCATCCTGCATGGTGTTGACTTCTCTAATGCTACCCAGGCATTTATCGACGGTCAACCGCGTTCAACCACCTTCCTCGATAGCCAGCGGTTACGGCTCACCCTGACGATGACTGATGTGGCTGATCTCGGCCCGCTGACAGTCACCCTCAGTGGCCCAGGCAGTGCAGTGGGGAGCACACAGGTGCAGGTTGTTGAAGCAGTCTACAGTATCTACGTGCCGCAGATTAGTCGCTGA
- a CDS encoding peptidoglycan recognition protein family protein: MPDFPTEGSPPFINRMLTIAEWREYVASYDFGKLTPTRLVLHHTYRPDETSWRGLTTMRGIQKFYAGKGWTAGPHIFAAPDGIWLATPMSQIGIHAGAGNGSLAKGWYSIGLEMVGYFDKVLPSGKVWEHSLAVMGELSRRLKIPPRQLISFHRDYTNQKSCPGWAVTKEWVWSQVEAYLNNSTPPTIPPGQIGTPTPDDERLIEALLEEGYKHKTNGQGYNADWAFHAYALEHQLGMPMGPSARLTVAGKEYNYQPFARDTLYCEVPNWGDVKTLSELLGGSIPPSGLGRALLDATYQAGGSPFRPDWAFHQYAVARRLGPPVGKSAQITVDGKQYAYQAFAVDTLYNLVPNWSDVRQLSQIGTATDPATVRLRDALLTETFKQAGTTYRPDWAFHQLARQWAIGAPLANSYQITLEKTTYALQPFALDVLYNVVPNWADVKRLSDLARQHGMPVLGMAMAIAPLVSAESLTPPDDGGFSITQVTPPAMAFGERHGERVSMVVLHAVPGAVAETIAAMTDFNARFATHYLIGLDGRIYRLIDEAKAAWHAGFATGGGVRYNLNRISIGIALERPAGWPATRDAGDTDAQIRALRWLLRQLDARYRLSPDAIVLWTSLAGSDDEALSGLPLGALREALS; encoded by the coding sequence ATGCCCGATTTTCCCACCGAAGGCTCGCCACCGTTTATCAATCGGATGCTGACGATTGCCGAATGGCGCGAATACGTTGCCAGTTACGATTTTGGTAAGCTGACACCAACTCGTCTGGTGCTACACCATACCTACCGACCCGATGAAACCTCATGGCGTGGCCTGACCACCATGCGCGGGATACAGAAGTTCTACGCCGGTAAAGGCTGGACGGCTGGCCCTCACATTTTTGCTGCTCCTGATGGTATCTGGCTGGCGACCCCGATGTCGCAGATCGGCATTCACGCTGGTGCCGGCAATGGCTCACTCGCCAAAGGCTGGTATTCCATCGGCCTGGAAATGGTCGGTTATTTCGACAAGGTCTTGCCATCCGGGAAGGTTTGGGAGCATTCGCTGGCGGTCATGGGGGAGTTGTCGCGCCGATTGAAGATTCCACCGCGACAGTTGATCTCGTTTCACCGCGACTACACCAATCAAAAGAGCTGTCCCGGCTGGGCAGTAACCAAAGAGTGGGTATGGTCGCAGGTTGAAGCCTATCTGAATAACTCGACACCCCCGACCATACCACCCGGCCAAATCGGTACACCCACACCTGATGATGAACGCTTGATCGAAGCCCTCCTCGAAGAGGGGTACAAACATAAGACCAATGGCCAGGGCTACAATGCCGATTGGGCGTTTCACGCCTATGCGCTCGAACACCAGCTTGGTATGCCAATGGGGCCGAGCGCACGGCTAACTGTGGCCGGCAAGGAGTATAACTATCAGCCCTTTGCTCGCGATACGCTCTATTGCGAGGTGCCGAATTGGGGTGATGTCAAGACCCTGAGTGAGCTACTGGGCGGCAGTATTCCACCGAGCGGTCTGGGGCGTGCCTTGCTTGATGCTACCTATCAGGCCGGTGGTTCACCGTTTCGACCAGACTGGGCCTTTCATCAATACGCCGTTGCCCGCCGTCTGGGGCCGCCGGTCGGCAAGAGCGCACAGATTACCGTTGACGGGAAACAGTATGCGTATCAGGCATTTGCCGTTGACACCCTCTACAATCTCGTTCCCAACTGGAGCGATGTCCGTCAGTTGAGCCAGATCGGAACTGCCACCGATCCGGCGACGGTCAGGCTGCGCGATGCCCTCCTCACCGAAACCTTCAAACAGGCCGGCACGACCTATCGGCCCGATTGGGCATTTCATCAACTGGCCCGACAGTGGGCGATTGGTGCTCCGCTGGCCAATAGCTACCAGATCACCCTTGAGAAGACGACGTATGCGCTCCAGCCCTTCGCGCTTGATGTTCTGTACAACGTAGTGCCAAATTGGGCTGATGTGAAACGATTGAGTGACCTGGCGCGTCAGCATGGGATGCCGGTGTTAGGGATGGCCATGGCAATTGCGCCGCTTGTGTCGGCAGAGAGTCTAACCCCGCCCGACGATGGTGGTTTCAGTATCACCCAGGTGACACCGCCGGCTATGGCCTTCGGCGAGCGTCACGGCGAGCGCGTGAGTATGGTCGTGCTGCACGCGGTACCCGGTGCGGTGGCTGAAACAATTGCTGCCATGACCGACTTCAATGCCCGCTTTGCCACCCACTACCTGATTGGCCTTGACGGTCGTATCTACCGCCTGATTGATGAAGCCAAAGCGGCATGGCATGCCGGATTCGCCACCGGTGGCGGCGTCCGGTATAACCTGAACCGCATCAGTATCGGTATCGCACTGGAACGTCCGGCTGGCTGGCCGGCAACCCGTGATGCCGGTGACACGGATGCGCAGATTCGGGCACTACGCTGGTTACTGCGCCAGCTCGACGCCCGTTACCGCCTCTCACCCGATGCGATTGTGCTCTGGACGAGTCTGGCCGGTAGTGATGACGAGGCATTGAGTGGATTGCCGCTTGGTGCGTTGCGCGAAGCGTTATCCTGA
- a CDS encoding TerC family protein has product MDITLWAWIGFHAIVFLVLALDLGVFHRRSHKVSIREAGLWTLVWVTLSLIFNGIIWLWRGPEDGLNFLTGYLVEYSLSVDNIFVFILLFSYFRVPAQYQHRVLFWGILGALIMRGTMILLGSALIEQFEWILYLFGAFLLVTGVRLIFHDDEPEVDPQRNLLVRLARRLLPITPDMRGDRFFVREADRFSATPLFLVLLIVESTDLLFAVDSIPAIFGITHDPFIVYTSNICAILGLRSLYFLLAGVMESFYYLRFGLAIILSFIGVKMLTPLVTGWFLGGHSVHIPTTISLGVIVVTLLASVVASLIRSRRLASATD; this is encoded by the coding sequence GTGGACATCACACTTTGGGCATGGATTGGCTTCCATGCAATCGTTTTTCTGGTTTTGGCCCTTGACCTGGGAGTTTTCCATCGGCGTTCGCATAAAGTCTCGATCCGTGAAGCCGGTTTGTGGACACTGGTCTGGGTAACACTATCGCTGATATTCAATGGCATTATCTGGCTGTGGCGTGGCCCGGAAGATGGTTTGAATTTTTTGACCGGTTATCTGGTTGAATATTCGTTGAGTGTTGATAATATCTTCGTCTTTATACTGCTGTTCAGCTATTTTCGCGTGCCGGCCCAGTATCAACATCGGGTACTCTTCTGGGGTATTCTCGGCGCATTGATCATGCGCGGGACGATGATTCTGTTAGGCTCAGCACTGATCGAGCAATTTGAGTGGATTCTCTACCTGTTTGGTGCCTTCCTCCTGGTGACAGGGGTACGCCTGATCTTCCACGATGATGAGCCTGAAGTAGACCCGCAACGGAATCTACTGGTACGACTGGCTCGTCGGTTGTTGCCGATCACGCCGGATATGCGCGGTGATCGGTTTTTTGTGCGCGAAGCGGATCGCTTTAGTGCAACACCCCTCTTCCTGGTGTTGCTCATTGTTGAGAGTACCGATTTGCTGTTTGCAGTCGACTCCATTCCGGCCATTTTTGGCATCACCCACGATCCATTTATCGTCTATACCTCGAATATCTGCGCTATTCTCGGCTTGCGTTCGTTGTATTTTCTGCTGGCAGGGGTAATGGAATCGTTCTACTACCTGCGCTTCGGTCTTGCCATTATTCTGTCGTTTATCGGTGTCAAGATGCTCACTCCTCTGGTCACCGGCTGGTTCCTCGGCGGTCATAGCGTTCATATTCCGACGACCATCTCATTGGGGGTGATTGTCGTCACATTGCTGGCATCTGTGGTGGCATCACTGATTCGGTCGCGTCGTCTGGCTAGCGCAACCGATTAA
- a CDS encoding GAF domain-containing protein produces MKDATVRSMYEVLTSQPPDLVGVLRETIPSIGMLIDALEQQSDPTLRLSLLRQIGAEWYACGGMAEVLTELGLHLAARLPMAQGIVVSELLLAFGAAQEEQRTREWEARLVARATQLDGLHRIISAANSTLDLDTSLQTVVETVAQVMNVEACSIYLYDKHRDDLVLRATHGLNRAAIGQVVARLGEGVTGWAAQLGYPVAVSDVYKDPRYHREPQLGEEMFRSMLAVPIVLFSAERFQFSADKLQGVINVQTIAPREFTQEEISFVETAAGELAFFIANAQLYQQTDERLHQKLRELTTLQQVSKLIAEQIGLHDVLNLIVEKAVHLSKVDRAAIFQMGEDGQLKLVASYGGEGDGVRDLVIQTVRDGRPLAVMNAYQDARFPQLPAVARAENFHSLFCMPLRARGRTIGGICLYRREPHLFDYEQVRLLNTFADEAAIAIENARLYEESLRALRIKSALLQEMHHRVRNNLQTIAALLSMQLRRLDPASPGAKALRESAARIQAIAAIHNLLSRDDIGVTTVGAVARQVIESVQSTLFESDIRVDFAILGDEVRIGSRDATVLALVINELVDNALTHGLAVEGGRIEVEAVLEHGQVLVELRDDGPRHPPPPSRHSSGLGLQIIETLVNSDLNGSFSLIRDEEAGWMRARIRFPQRIIDEDRIEV; encoded by the coding sequence ATGAAGGATGCGACGGTCAGATCTATGTATGAGGTGCTTACGTCACAACCACCCGATCTGGTTGGTGTACTGCGCGAGACGATCCCATCCATCGGGATGTTGATCGATGCGCTTGAGCAGCAGTCTGACCCGACGCTGCGGCTGAGCCTGTTGCGGCAGATTGGTGCCGAGTGGTATGCCTGCGGTGGAATGGCTGAAGTGTTAACCGAGTTGGGTCTGCATCTTGCGGCCCGGCTACCAATGGCGCAGGGCATTGTCGTTAGTGAATTACTGCTGGCGTTTGGTGCGGCCCAGGAAGAGCAGCGCACACGCGAATGGGAGGCTCGTTTAGTTGCACGGGCAACGCAGCTTGATGGTCTGCACCGGATTATTTCGGCGGCCAATTCTACGCTTGATCTTGATACTTCACTTCAGACGGTAGTCGAAACTGTTGCGCAGGTGATGAATGTTGAAGCCTGCTCGATCTACCTCTACGATAAGCATCGCGATGATCTGGTACTGCGGGCAACCCACGGTTTGAACCGGGCTGCCATTGGTCAGGTGGTGGCCCGGCTTGGCGAAGGAGTTACCGGTTGGGCGGCCCAACTGGGTTATCCGGTGGCAGTGAGTGATGTCTACAAAGACCCGCGCTATCATCGCGAACCCCAGCTCGGTGAAGAGATGTTTCGCTCGATGCTGGCCGTGCCGATTGTGCTCTTCTCGGCGGAACGGTTTCAGTTCAGCGCCGACAAATTGCAGGGTGTGATTAATGTGCAGACAATCGCACCACGCGAGTTCACGCAAGAGGAGATTTCTTTCGTTGAGACGGCTGCCGGTGAGCTGGCCTTCTTCATCGCGAATGCCCAGCTCTATCAGCAGACCGATGAGCGGTTGCACCAGAAATTGCGTGAATTGACCACCCTGCAACAGGTGTCAAAACTGATTGCCGAGCAGATCGGCCTCCATGATGTGCTCAATCTGATCGTCGAGAAGGCTGTTCACCTCTCAAAAGTGGATCGGGCTGCTATCTTTCAGATGGGGGAAGATGGTCAGCTCAAGCTGGTTGCCAGTTATGGTGGTGAAGGCGATGGCGTGCGCGACCTGGTTATTCAGACGGTACGCGATGGTCGCCCTCTGGCAGTTATGAATGCTTACCAGGATGCCCGGTTTCCGCAGTTGCCGGCAGTGGCACGGGCAGAGAATTTTCATTCCCTCTTTTGCATGCCGTTGCGTGCGCGTGGTCGCACCATCGGCGGTATTTGTCTCTACCGTCGTGAACCGCATCTGTTCGATTATGAACAGGTACGGCTGCTCAATACCTTTGCCGACGAAGCGGCCATCGCGATTGAAAACGCACGCCTCTATGAAGAGAGTTTGCGTGCTTTGCGGATCAAGTCGGCTTTGTTGCAAGAGATGCATCACCGCGTGCGCAACAATCTGCAAACCATTGCGGCATTACTGTCAATGCAACTGCGACGGCTCGATCCGGCCAGCCCCGGTGCGAAGGCGTTACGCGAGAGTGCAGCGCGTATTCAGGCCATTGCTGCTATTCATAACCTGCTCTCGCGCGACGATATTGGGGTGACGACCGTTGGCGCAGTGGCGCGCCAGGTCATCGAGAGTGTGCAAAGTACCCTCTTCGAGAGCGATATTCGGGTTGATTTTGCTATTCTCGGTGATGAGGTACGGATCGGTTCACGTGATGCAACCGTGCTGGCACTGGTGATTAATGAGCTGGTTGATAATGCCTTGACCCACGGCCTGGCCGTTGAAGGTGGACGGATTGAGGTTGAAGCTGTGCTTGAACACGGTCAGGTGCTGGTCGAGCTGCGCGATGATGGCCCTCGTCATCCGCCACCGCCGTCACGCCACAGTAGCGGATTGGGATTGCAAATTATTGAAACACTGGTCAATAGCGACCTGAATGGCTCGTTTTCGTTAATTCGCGATGAAGAAGCCGGTTGGATGCGGGCCCGTATTCGCTTTCCACAGCGCATCATTGATGAAGATCGCATTGAAGTCTAA
- a CDS encoding ABC transporter permease subunit, whose product MLRWEPIKVIIAKEWLELRRSRGLLLSMLLPPIFLPLFALGLIFVMGLVSDPDTADIPAAAVDPALANLGLEALAQVIFGRQFSTLFLLLPMIIPNVLASYSIVGEKNRRTLEPLLAAPIKVSELLLGKVLAAIIPGIVLTWGCAIVFAVGLAIVVVDPQVPALVLQPGWVATLLLSSPLLAIISVALTVMISSRVNDPRSAQQIAGVLIVPVMLLFFGQMLGLFVLNVVVALIFALVLALIAAGLIWLATNVFQREEILTRWR is encoded by the coding sequence ATGCTGCGTTGGGAACCGATCAAGGTGATTATTGCCAAAGAGTGGCTGGAGCTGCGGCGGTCGCGAGGATTGCTCTTAAGTATGCTGTTGCCCCCCATCTTTCTGCCACTGTTTGCCCTTGGTCTCATCTTTGTGATGGGGCTGGTAAGCGATCCGGATACCGCCGACATTCCGGCGGCGGCTGTTGATCCGGCGCTGGCCAATCTGGGGTTAGAGGCGCTGGCTCAGGTTATCTTCGGGCGGCAGTTTTCGACCCTGTTTCTTTTGTTGCCGATGATCATTCCGAATGTCCTTGCCTCCTACAGTATCGTTGGCGAAAAGAATCGACGCACCCTCGAACCATTGCTGGCAGCACCAATCAAGGTAAGTGAGCTGTTACTCGGTAAGGTGTTAGCCGCAATTATTCCAGGGATTGTGCTGACCTGGGGATGTGCCATCGTTTTTGCTGTGGGCTTAGCGATTGTTGTCGTCGATCCGCAGGTGCCTGCTCTCGTGCTGCAACCAGGATGGGTAGCAACACTTCTCTTATCCAGTCCACTCTTAGCCATCATTTCAGTTGCACTTACGGTAATGATTTCATCACGGGTAAACGATCCACGTAGTGCCCAACAAATTGCTGGAGTGCTGATTGTGCCGGTGATGCTGCTTTTCTTTGGTCAGATGCTGGGACTTTTTGTGCTGAATGTTGTGGTGGCACTGATCTTCGCCCTGGTATTGGCGCTGATCGCAGCAGGTCTGATCTGGCTGGCAACCAACGTCTTTCAACGGGAAGAGATTCTGACCCGCTGGCGCTAA
- a CDS encoding ABC transporter ATP-binding protein, with the protein MNAIECYQLSRRFQTITAVDNLDLVVPAGTIFGFLGPNGAGKTTTVRMLCALIAPSSGSARVAGFDVQTEADSVRANTGILTETPALYDTLSALENLTFFARLYGLSATQASERAAHYLRLFELWERRNDPVGGFSKGMRQKLAIARALLHDPAVLFLDEPTSGLDPAASRSVRDVIKSLRASGRTIFLTTHNLAEADELCDLIGVFRTRLISLDTPANLRTRLFGRSVRVVLAGPAAPLAPLVQQLSFVMNVTVDDERTLLVQLTDPEKDNPVLVRALVAAGADVCYIEPFTPSLEAVYLELIQEPVAG; encoded by the coding sequence ATGAATGCCATCGAATGTTATCAGCTTAGTCGTCGCTTTCAAACCATAACCGCCGTCGATAACCTTGACCTGGTGGTTCCCGCAGGAACGATCTTTGGGTTTCTTGGCCCCAACGGTGCTGGCAAAACGACCACGGTTCGGATGCTCTGTGCGCTGATCGCCCCCTCATCTGGCAGTGCGCGGGTGGCCGGTTTTGATGTTCAGACCGAGGCTGATTCGGTACGGGCCAATACCGGGATTCTGACTGAGACCCCTGCCCTTTACGACACTCTGAGTGCGCTTGAGAATCTGACTTTTTTTGCTCGCCTGTATGGTCTTTCGGCGACCCAGGCATCAGAACGGGCTGCACACTATTTGCGCCTTTTTGAGTTGTGGGAACGGCGTAATGATCCGGTCGGTGGCTTTTCCAAGGGCATGCGTCAGAAACTGGCCATTGCCCGCGCTTTGTTACACGATCCGGCAGTCCTCTTTCTCGATGAGCCGACCTCTGGTCTCGATCCGGCAGCCTCCCGTTCAGTTCGTGACGTGATCAAGAGTCTGCGGGCCAGTGGGCGCACGATCTTTCTCACTACCCATAACCTGGCCGAAGCCGACGAGTTGTGTGATCTCATCGGGGTGTTTCGTACTCGTCTCATCTCCCTTGACACCCCGGCAAATCTGCGTACACGCCTGTTTGGGCGGAGTGTACGGGTGGTACTGGCCGGCCCGGCTGCACCACTGGCTCCACTGGTACAACAGTTGTCGTTTGTTATGAACGTAACAGTCGATGATGAACGCACGTTGCTGGTACAATTGACCGACCCTGAAAAGGATAATCCTGTCCTGGTGCGGGCGTTGGTTGCTGCCGGAGCTGATGTTTGCTACATCGAGCCATTTACCCCTTCTCTCGAAGCCGTGTATCTGGAGTTGATCCAGGAGCCGGTCGCTGGGTAA